DNA from Nitriliruptor alkaliphilus DSM 45188:
CCCTGGTGGTGACCTACCACCTCGGTTCGGTGGGGCTCGCCCGGTCGCAGGGGCACACGGCGTGGCTGCGGTGGTGGGGATTCGGCGCGGTCCTGAGCCTGTTCATGCTGATCCCGGATGCCGTGCTGGTCGAGGGGCTCGGCGTGCTGGTCTTCCCCGCCGACGGGGTCCCCGACGTCGGTCCGGTGACCATCTACATGGCAGGGCTGTGGACCGCGCCGACGGTCCTGATCATCGCCGCAGCCGAGGCGGTCGGGCACCGTCGGGGTGACGCGGCTGCGGCCGTCACCGCCGTGGTCGCCGCCGCGGTGGTGTTCGGCGTCGCGGAAGCCACACTGACGCTGCTGCCGGCGTGGGAGCCGGTGGGGGTGACCACCATCGGTGGCCTCGCGCCCTACCTCCTGCTGCCGGAGCTGCTGCTCGGTTGGATGGTGTTCGCCGCTGCCCGGTGGACCCGGACCAGCCGGCCGGTGGCCTACGTGCCCGTGGCGGCGCTGGTCGCGCTGACCTACACCGGCGCTGCCGCCGCGTCCTGGCTGCTGATCGAGCGGGGACTGCTGTCCTGAGCGTGAGGTCTACGCTCGCGCTGCCGACCCGAGGAGGACCGTCGTGGCGCCCGACCGTCCGTTCGAGGTCCGGCTACCGGTCGCGCCCGATCGGGCCGAACTGCTGCTCGGTGCGGTCAGGGACCGGCTCACCGATCCGCGGCACCTGCCGCTGCGCGACGTGGCGTTCGACGTCCGCGTCCTGCGCGAGGACCTGGCCCGGCTGTTCGCGGCCGCCGGTCGACTGCGGGACGACGACCGGTACGGCGAGGGCGATCGTCAGTACGCCCGCGACCTGGCCACGCTCCTCGACCGCTTCGACCTGCCGGTGCTCGAGCGCATGCTCCGCCTGCACCAGCGAGCGATGACGACCGTCGTGGTCAACCACCTGGCCCAACTGCAGAGCGACCCACGCCTCGCTCCCATGTTCGACCCCGACACGGAGGTGCCGCCCGAGGTCATCGACGCCATCGCGGCGGATGCCGTCTTCCTGCTGCCGGTGACCCAGCGTCTGCTGGCGCTGGACCACCACGAGGCGCTCCTGCGGCTGCTGAACACCTCGGTGGTGGCGGATGCGTCGACGTCGAGCGCCGACGCCATCGACCTCGCGGTCGCGTTCATCGACCTGGTCGGGTTCACCCGCCTGTCGGCGACGGCCGAACCCGGCATCGTCGCCGGCGTCCTCGGCGGGTTCGAGGACGGCGTCCACGAGGCAGCCTCCGACGTCGGTGAGGTCCTCGTGGTCAAGTTCATCGGCGACGCGGCCATGCTGGTCAGCGGTGACGTCGACCGTTTGGTGGAGGTGTGCCTCCGCGTCGTCGAGGACCCGCTGCCCTCGGGGGACGAGGTCGAGCGGCGCGCCGGCATCGCC
Protein-coding regions in this window:
- a CDS encoding DUF6989 domain-containing protein; the encoded protein is MRPQERDLAAFHAAFGVIAAGALALRGDVPVGVVMTTLVVTYHLGSVGLARSQGHTAWLRWWGFGAVLSLFMLIPDAVLVEGLGVLVFPADGVPDVGPVTIYMAGLWTAPTVLIIAAAEAVGHRRGDAAAAVTAVVAAAVVFGVAEATLTLLPAWEPVGVTTIGGLAPYLLLPELLLGWMVFAAARWTRTSRPVAYVPVAALVALTYTGAAAASWLLIERGLLS
- a CDS encoding adenylate/guanylate cyclase domain-containing protein, whose product is MAPDRPFEVRLPVAPDRAELLLGAVRDRLTDPRHLPLRDVAFDVRVLREDLARLFAAAGRLRDDDRYGEGDRQYARDLATLLDRFDLPVLERMLRLHQRAMTTVVVNHLAQLQSDPRLAPMFDPDTEVPPEVIDAIAADAVFLLPVTQRLLALDHHEALLRLLNTSVVADASTSSADAIDLAVAFIDLVGFTRLSATAEPGIVAGVLGGFEDGVHEAASDVGEVLVVKFIGDAAMLVSGDVDRLVEVCLRVVEDPLPSGDEVERRAGIAAGGVQIRDGDYVGHPVNTAARLTDLARPGSVLVAEDATDRLAAAWVTRRLHARKLKGLGRLRPSRVWRPEGT